From the Halococcus hamelinensis 100A6 genome, the window AGACGGTCTCGACGGCGTCGAGTGCGTCCTCGGGTCCGGTGAGGCGCTCGACTCGCCACCCGCTTTCGAGCGTGATCGAGACGTCGAGCGCCGTCGCCACCACCGCCGGATGATCGATGAACACGTCCCGAACCGGGTGGACGCCGTGATCGTATTCGAGGTCGAAGACGTACTCGCGCATACCGTCCTTCGGACGCAACCGCTCTTAACGGTTGAGTACCACCCGAAAACAGCGTCGACCCGGTCGCGATCGCCCGCGAGGGGCTATCGTGTACGGTATCACGCCACACTCGGAAGCGAAGCCGCAACGCCTTTCATGGCCGTAATTATATCTCATTACGCTATGGCAACCGAGTTCCCCGACTACCTCGACGTGGACTACACCGACGGTGAAGGTGAAGACCCCGAGGACTACCCGACGATAGAGGACAAGCTCGAGAAGGCGATCGAGGTCACCCGGCGCGGCCTCGAACAGTACGAGAACCCCTCCGTGATGTGGACCGGCGGGAAGGACTCGACGCTCACCCTCTACTTCGTGAAGGAGGTCGCCGACCGGTTCGACCTCGAAGTCCCCCCCGTGATCTTCATCGACCACTACCAGCACTTCGACGAGCTGTTCGACTTCGTCGAGCACTGGGCCGACGAGTGGGACCTCGAAGTCGTCTACGCCCGCAACGACGACGCGGGTCGCTACGTCGAGGAGAACGACCTCGAACCCGGTGACGACATCCCGGTCTCGGAGCTCTCCGAGCACAACCAGCACCACATCCGGGACATCCTCGAATACGAGGAGGACACCTTCCCGTTCCTGCTCGACACCTACGTGGGCAACCACCTCCTCAAGACCGTGGCGCTCAACGACGCTCTGGAGGAGTACGACATCGACGGGATCCTCTCGGGCATCCGCTGGGACGAACAGGAGGCCCGCGCGGACGAGACCTTCTTCAGCCCGCGTCACGACCCCGAGATCTACCCGCCCCACGACCGCGTCCAGCCGATCCTCCAGTTCGACGAGGCCGACGTCTGGGAGACCTTCTGGCACTTCGTCGTGCCCGAGACCGTCGAGGAGTACCCCGACGAGGGCTACGTCCCCCAGGACTACGACGACCTGCCGAACGGCCTGACCCACGAGGACATCCCTGTGAGTCCGAAGTACTTCGAGGGCTTTCGCTCGCTCGGCAGCGAGGTCTCGACCGACAAGACCGAGTCCACGCCCGCGTGGCTCCAGGACCTCGACAACACCACCGAACGCGCCGGCCGCGCCCAGGACAAGGAGGACCTGATGGAGCGCCTGCGCGACCTCGGTTACATGTGAAGTCCGGGAACTGTCCCGCTTCGCTCGCGCCGAATCGCTGAGGGACGGAGTCGAACCGGGAAACGACGGCCGTCGTTCAGTGTGACCGTCGCAGGAACAGTTCGGCACCGCCCCACCAGTTGACGACGGCCTCGTCGAGTTCCCACCCGTCCGCCGCGAGGTCGTTCAACAGCCGTTCGGTCTCGTCGCGCTTGATGCGGAACCACCAGAAACTGGTCGGCGCTTTGACGACTTTGTACTCGTAGCCCGCTTCGCCGCTCACACGCCGTCCGCCTGTCGTGGTACTCACGATGCACCCGAGAGGGCACCTGCCGAAAAAGCTGTTCCGCTCGCCCGAAGACCGTAATCTCGGTTTCCCCGTCGATCCAGCCCACACCCATCGGCCACACGTCGGCGAAAACCTACATTACCCCGGTGCCCGTTTGAGCCCTCGATGACCGACCAGTTCCCCGAGTACCTCGACGTGGACTACACCGACGGCGACGACCACGACGCGGGCGCGTACCCGACCCTCTCGGACAAACTCGAAAAGGCAGCGACGGTGACCGCGACCGCGCTCGAACAGTACGAGAACCCCGCGGTGATGTGGACCGGCGGGAAGGACTCGACGCTCGTGCTCTACGTGGTCCGGGAGGTCGCCCGCGAGCGCGGGATCGACGTCCCGCCGGTCGTCTTCATCGACCACTTCGAGCACTTCCCCGAGGTGATGGCGTTCGCCGAGCGCTGGGCCGAGCAGTGGGACCTCGACCTCCGATTCGCGCGCAACGAGGCCATCGCCGGGCTCGGTGCCGAGCCGGGCGACGAGATCCCCCTCTCGGACCTCGGCGAGACGAACCGACGCGAACTCGACCGCATCGACTACGAGGGCGATAGCCTCACCTTGGACGCGGATTCGTTCGAGGGCAACCACCTCCTCAAGACCGTGGCGCTGAACGAGGTCCTCGAAACGACCGGCTTCGACGGGATCTTCTCGGGCGTCCGCTGGGACGAACAGGAGGCCCGCGCCGGCGAGACGTTCTTCAGCCCGCGCCACGAGTCGGCGAAGTACCCGCCCCACGACCGCGTCCACCCGATCCTCCAGTTCGAGGAGGTGGACGTCTGGGACGCCTTCTGGAACGCCGTCGTCCCGGACACCGTCGAGGGCTACCCGGCGGGACACGTTCCCGAGAGCACCGACGACCTCCCCGACGGCCTCACCGCCGAGGACATCCCTGTCAGCCCGAAGTACTTCGAGGGCTTTCGCTCGCTCGGGACCGAATCCGGGTCGGGGAGGTCCAGTGAACGCCCCGCGTGGCTCCAGGACCTGGAGGGCTCCACCGAGCGCGAGGGCCGCGCCCAGGACAAGGAGGGGTTGATGGAGCGCCTGCGCGACCTCGGCTACATGTAGTCCCGCCGAGGGCGGAGGCGAACACGAACGGTCAGTCGGCGGGGTGGAACCGCGAGAGCGCGTCCTTGACGGCTTGGTTCTGGCCGACGAGCGTGATGCGATCGCCGTGTTGGAGCTCGAAGTCGCCGTCGGGGACCTTGTTCTCGCCGTCCCGACCGACGAGGGCGATCAGACAGCCGTCGGGGATGGCCGAGCCGAGTTCGGAGATGGTCTTGCCCGCGACGTCCTCGGCGGTGACCTCGAACTCCTGGACGTCGCCCGACCGGCCAAGCTCGGTCATCCAGTTCCAGAGCGCGGGGCGTTCGATCCGGTTGTCGATCGCCCACGAGGTGGCGTTGGTCGAGGAGATGGTCTCGACGTCGAGCTCCGCGAACGCGTCCTCGTTCCCGGGCTGGTTCACCCGCGATATCACCTGTTCGGTGTCGAACGTGGTGGCGGCGAGCTGGGCCACGAGGAGGTTGACGTCGTCGTCGCCGGTGGTGGCGACCACCGTCGAGGCGTTCTCGGCCCCGGCGGTCCGGAGCACGTCGCTGTCGGTGGCGTCGCCGATCCGGACGGCGTAGCCGTCGTTGCGGGCGGTCTCGGCGATCGACTCGTCGCTTTCGATGATCACGACGTTCTCGCCGCGGGCTTCGAGGCGTGCCGCGAGGTCGCGACCGACCTTGCCGCTGCCGACGATGAGTGCGCGCATGGGGATCACGTCGAGATACTCCGCGAAGTATCTGGCTAACCCGCCCTCGATCACGACGGTGGCGAAGATCACGAGGAAGACGGTGCCGACGAGGGTCTGGGCCGCCGCGTCGAGCCCCATCGACTGGAGTTCGACCGCGAACAGCGTCGCGACCGAGGCCGGGATGATCCCCCGCGGCCCGACCGCGCTCATGAACACCTTCTCCTCGCGGGTGAATCGACCCCCGACCGCGGAGAGGAAGACGAGCAGCGGGCGGAGCACGACTATCACGACGAGCACCACCGCGAGGCCGCCGAGGCCGAGCGGGAGCGCCTCGAAGTCGAGGAGCGCGGCGAGCGCGATGAACACGAACGAAAGCACGATCAGCGTGATGTCGCCCTTGAAGTCGGTGATCTCGGATTCGTAGGGGATATCGAGGTTGCCGACGATGATCCCGGCGGCTGCGGCGGCAGCGATCCCGGCCTCCGAGGTCACGACGTTCGCCACGCCGTAGGCCACGAGCGCACCGGCGAGCACGAGCAGACGGGCGTTCCGAGGGGCGTTGCCCGGCGTGAGGTGGACGTAGCGGAGGAACGCCCACAGCAGCCCGGCGACGACGGCCCCGACGAGGAGTCCGACGCCGAGTTTGAGCGCGAAGACGACGAGGATCGCGCCGACGCCCTCCGAAGCTTGGAAGACCACCTCGAACACCACCACCGCGAGGATCGCGGCGGTGACGTCGTTGACGATACCCTCGGTTTCGAGCGTGGTCGCGACGCTGTCGCGAACCGGCACCACGTCGAGGATCGGCGAGATAACGGTGGGGCCGGTCGCCACGAGGAGCGCGCCGATGAGGAAGGAGACGTCCCACGGCGCGGGGATCGCGTAGTGGACGACGACCGCCGTCCCGACCAGCGATATCACCGCGCCGAGCGTGGTAAGCCGCACCATCGTTGTCGAGGTCCGTCTGAGGTCCTCGACCCGGAGGTGGAAGGCCCCCTCGAAGACGATGATCGCCACCGCGAGCCCCACGATGATCGGGAGCGCACCGCCGAAGGTGCTCGCGGTGATGATGCGATGTGAGAGCACGAGCCCCGACAACGGCCCGAGGACCAGGCCCACGCTCAACAGGAAAATGATACTCGGGAGCTGAAATCGGTCGCCGAGGACCTGGGAGATGACCCCCAGTGCGATGATCCCCGCGATGAGTGCGATCAGCCCTGCGCTGCCAGTAGCCACTCACGAACCTCCATTGGTCATCCGTAAACCATCACAGTATATAAGACCTTCATCGGCAACCCGCAACTGCTCCCCCTACTTTTCACCGCGACCGTGATAAGCGCTCGCCGTCGCCGACCGGCGGGACTGCCCTGCGGGCCCGACGCACGACCACCCTGATCACCGGCCGTAGAGCCGGTCGATGTCGTCCTCGTACCGGTCGAGGATGTTGCGGCGTTTCTTCTTCATCGTCGGCGTCACGAGGTCGTTCTCCTCGGTGAACTCCTCGGGCGCGAGCACGAACCGTTTGATCCGCTCGTCGGGTTCGAACCGTTCGTTCACCACCTCGATCTCCTCGGTGATGCGGTCCTGTACCCGGTCGTCGTGACAGAGGTCCTCGGGGTCCCCGGGGAGGTCGATCCCCTCCTTCGTGGCCCACTCGCGGACGCGCCCGAGGTTCGGCACGACGATCGCGCTCACGAACTTCTCGCCGTCGCCGACCACCATACACTGCTCGACGAGCGGGTTGCTCGCGAAGGCGTCCTCGATCGGCCGTGGCGCGACGTTCTTCCCTGTGGAGAGCACGAGGAGCTGTTTCGAGCGCTCGCGGAAGGCGAGGTAGCCGTCGGGGCGCTGCTCGACGACGTCGCCCGTCCGGAACCACTTCCCGTCGAACGCGTCGTCGGTCTCCTCGGGGCGGTTCCAGTAGCCTTCGGTGACGTTCGGTCCCTTCACGAGGAGTTCGCCGACCTCGCCCTCGGCGTCGAAGTCGTTCGGGACCACCGTCGAGTCCACGCGGACTTCCTCGTCGTGGACGGGATAGCCGATGGTGCCGATCTCCGGGGCTTCGGGCGGGTTGACCGCGACCACGGGTGCGGTCTCGGTGAGGCCGTAGCCCTCCAGGATCGGGAGGCCCATGGCGTGGAACAGCCGGGCGAGGTCGGGCGAGAGGCTCCCGCCGCCGCTGATGAAGAAGTCGATGTTGCCGCCGACGCCCTCACGGACCTGGGAGAACACCAGCCGGTCGGCGAGCGCGTGTTTCGCTCGCAGCCCCGCGCCCGGCGACTCGCTCCCGTGGTAGGCTCGCCCCACCTCGGTAGCCCACCCGAAGATCCGGGAGCTCACTGCGGACCCCGAGGCCTGCTCGCGGATGGTGTCGTAGAGCTTCTCGTAGACCCGCGGCACGCTGGTGGCCGAACTGGGGGTGACGAGCGAGAAGTCCTCGCGGAGGGTGTCGGGGCTCTCGGCGTAGGCGACCGTGGAGCCGGCGGCGAACTGCATGAAGTGGCCCGCGAGGCGCTCGAAGACGTGCGCGAGCGGGAGGAAGGAGAGGCTGGTCGAACCGGGACCGATCGTCGGCGTGTCGCCCTTGTCGGGCCGGGGGCCGAACCGGCGGTAGACCTGGTCGACGTTCGCCCGGAAGTTGCGGTGGCTGAGCTTGACCCCCTTCGGCCGGCCGGTGGTGCCGGAGGTGTAGACGAGGCTCGCGAGCGCCTCCGGGTCGCGTCCGACGAACCACGACTCGTACGCCT encodes:
- a CDS encoding phosphoadenosine phosphosulfate reductase family protein, translated to MATEFPDYLDVDYTDGEGEDPEDYPTIEDKLEKAIEVTRRGLEQYENPSVMWTGGKDSTLTLYFVKEVADRFDLEVPPVIFIDHYQHFDELFDFVEHWADEWDLEVVYARNDDAGRYVEENDLEPGDDIPVSELSEHNQHHIRDILEYEEDTFPFLLDTYVGNHLLKTVALNDALEEYDIDGILSGIRWDEQEARADETFFSPRHDPEIYPPHDRVQPILQFDEADVWETFWHFVVPETVEEYPDEGYVPQDYDDLPNGLTHEDIPVSPKYFEGFRSLGSEVSTDKTESTPAWLQDLDNTTERAGRAQDKEDLMERLRDLGYM
- a CDS encoding DUF4177 domain-containing protein, which encodes MSTTTGGRRVSGEAGYEYKVVKAPTSFWWFRIKRDETERLLNDLAADGWELDEAVVNWWGGAELFLRRSH
- a CDS encoding phosphoadenosine phosphosulfate reductase family protein, with the translated sequence MTDQFPEYLDVDYTDGDDHDAGAYPTLSDKLEKAATVTATALEQYENPAVMWTGGKDSTLVLYVVREVARERGIDVPPVVFIDHFEHFPEVMAFAERWAEQWDLDLRFARNEAIAGLGAEPGDEIPLSDLGETNRRELDRIDYEGDSLTLDADSFEGNHLLKTVALNEVLETTGFDGIFSGVRWDEQEARAGETFFSPRHESAKYPPHDRVHPILQFEEVDVWDAFWNAVVPDTVEGYPAGHVPESTDDLPDGLTAEDIPVSPKYFEGFRSLGTESGSGRSSERPAWLQDLEGSTEREGRAQDKEGLMERLRDLGYM
- a CDS encoding cation:proton antiporter domain-containing protein gives rise to the protein MATGSAGLIALIAGIIALGVISQVLGDRFQLPSIIFLLSVGLVLGPLSGLVLSHRIITASTFGGALPIIVGLAVAIIVFEGAFHLRVEDLRRTSTTMVRLTTLGAVISLVGTAVVVHYAIPAPWDVSFLIGALLVATGPTVISPILDVVPVRDSVATTLETEGIVNDVTAAILAVVVFEVVFQASEGVGAILVVFALKLGVGLLVGAVVAGLLWAFLRYVHLTPGNAPRNARLLVLAGALVAYGVANVVTSEAGIAAAAAAGIIVGNLDIPYESEITDFKGDITLIVLSFVFIALAALLDFEALPLGLGGLAVVLVVIVVLRPLLVFLSAVGGRFTREEKVFMSAVGPRGIIPASVATLFAVELQSMGLDAAAQTLVGTVFLVIFATVVIEGGLARYFAEYLDVIPMRALIVGSGKVGRDLAARLEARGENVVIIESDESIAETARNDGYAVRIGDATDSDVLRTAGAENASTVVATTGDDDVNLLVAQLAATTFDTEQVISRVNQPGNEDAFAELDVETISSTNATSWAIDNRIERPALWNWMTELGRSGDVQEFEVTAEDVAGKTISELGSAIPDGCLIALVGRDGENKVPDGDFELQHGDRITLVGQNQAVKDALSRFHPAD
- a CDS encoding AMP-dependent synthetase/ligase; this encodes MDWQEAEADFESEVLGEGTLPVMFEESAARNAERVAQRYKGGIYDRSLAGGVVPAAPDGEFADLTYDEMRGIVRNLATGFRELGVEAGDRVGLFSNTRMEWAQADFGLLAAGGVVTTVYTSSSPRQVEYLLSDPGATGVVVENGELLDRVLEVEAALDLEFIVSIDDFEGYDDRDDVLTLAEVHDRGAAAFDAEAYESWFVGRDPEALASLVYTSGTTGRPKGVKLSHRNFRANVDQVYRRFGPRPDKGDTPTIGPGSTSLSFLPLAHVFERLAGHFMQFAAGSTVAYAESPDTLREDFSLVTPSSATSVPRVYEKLYDTIREQASGSAVSSRIFGWATEVGRAYHGSESPGAGLRAKHALADRLVFSQVREGVGGNIDFFISGGGSLSPDLARLFHAMGLPILEGYGLTETAPVVAVNPPEAPEIGTIGYPVHDEEVRVDSTVVPNDFDAEGEVGELLVKGPNVTEGYWNRPEETDDAFDGKWFRTGDVVEQRPDGYLAFRERSKQLLVLSTGKNVAPRPIEDAFASNPLVEQCMVVGDGEKFVSAIVVPNLGRVREWATKEGIDLPGDPEDLCHDDRVQDRITEEIEVVNERFEPDERIKRFVLAPEEFTEENDLVTPTMKKKRRNILDRYEDDIDRLYGR